In Piliocolobus tephrosceles isolate RC106 chromosome 6, ASM277652v3, whole genome shotgun sequence, the following are encoded in one genomic region:
- the MPI gene encoding mannose-6-phosphate isomerase isoform X3 gives MPGGRWVPTAKWRGCWPAVTHWPRSQRTSPMQSFLSFQLWMGTHPRGDAKIFDNRISQKTLGQWIAENQDSLGSKVKDTFNGNLPFLFKVLSVETPLSIQAHPNKELAEKLHLQAPQHYPDANHKPEMAIALTPFQGLCGFRPVEEIVTFLKKVPEFQFLIGDEAATHLKQTMSHDSQAVASALQSCFSHLMKSEKKVVAEQLNLLVKRISQQVAAGNNMEDIFGELLLQLHQQYPGDIGCFAIYFLNLLNLKPGEAMFLEANVPHAYLKGDCVECMACSDNTVRAGLTPKFIDVPTLCEMLSYTPSSSKDRLFLPTRSQEDPYLSIYDPPVPDFTIMKMEVPGSVTEYKVLALDSASILLVVQGTVIASTPTTQTPIPLQRGGVLFIGANESVSLKLTEPKDLLIFRACCLL, from the exons TTTCCTGTCTTTCCAGTTGTGGATGGGGACTCACCCCAGAGGGGATGCCAAGATCTTTGACAACCGCATCTCACAGAAGACCCTAGGCCAGTGGATTGCTGAGAACCAGGACAGCTTGGGCTCAAAGGTCAAGGACACCTTTAATGGCAATCTGCCCTTCCTCTTCAAAGTGCTCTCAGTTGAAACACCCCTGTCCATCCAGGCACACCCTAACAAG GAGCTGGCAGAGAAGCTGCACCTCCAGGCTCCACAGCACTACCCCGATGCCAACCACAAGCCAGAGATGGCCATTGCCCTCACTCCCTTCCAGGGCTTATGTGGCTTCCGGCCAGTTGAGGAGATTGTAACCTTTCTGAAGA AGGTGCCTGAGTTTCAGTTCCTGATTGGAGATGAGGCAGCAACACACCTGAAACAGACCATGAGCCATGACTCCCAGGCTGTGGCCTCTGCTCTGCAGAGCTGTTTCTCTCACCTGATGAAGAGTGAGAAGAAGGTGGTGGCAGAACAGCTCAACCTGTTGGTGAAGCGGATCTCCCAGCAAG TGGCTGCCGGAAACAACATGGAAGACATCTTTGGGGAGCTTTTGCTGCAGCTGCACCAGCAATACCCAGGTGATATCGGCTGCTTTGCCATCTACTTCCTGAACCTGCTTAACCTGAAGCCTGGGGAGGCCATGTTTCTGGAGGCCAATGTGCCCCATGCCTACCTGAAAGGAG ACTGCGTGGAGTGCATGGCGTGTTCAGACAACACAGTTCGTGCTGGCCTGACACCCAAGTTCATTGATGTGCCAACCCTGTGTGAAATGCTCAGCTATACCCCTAGCTCCAGCAAGGACAGGCTCTTTCTCCCGACACGGAGTCAGGAAGACCCCTACCTCTCAATCTATGACCCCCCTGTACCAGACTTCACCATTATGAAGATGGAG GTCCCTGGCTCTGTCACTGAATACAAGGTCTTGGCACTGGACTCTGCCAGCATCCTCCTGGTGGTACAGGGGACAGTGATAGCCAGCACACCCACAACCCAGACACCAATCCCTCTGCAGCGTGGTGGCGTGCTCTTCATTGGGGCCAATGAGAGTGTCTCACTGAAGCTTACTGAGCCAAAGGACCTGCTGATATTCCGTGCCTGCTGTCTGCTGTAG
- the FAM219B gene encoding protein FAM219B isoform X4 has product MATAEPSGRAVLLSTPGPRPSGARDRAPGAVGPPSGQISNRALRLGERIPAAVEKRGPYMVTRAPSIQAKLQKHRDLAKAVLRRKGMLGASPNRPDSSGKRSVKFNKGYTALSQSPDENLVSLDSDSDGELESRYSSGYSSAEASPEHFSAQGQAAGSITTTAKCLFGAHCQHSTVPDFCR; this is encoded by the exons ATGGCGACCGCGGAACCCAGCGGGCGCGCGGTGCTGTTGTCTACTCCGGGACCCCGGCCTAGCGGGGCTCGGGACCGCGCGCCGGGAGCTGTGGGGCCACCCTCCGGGCAGATTAGTAATAGAGCCCTCCGTCTGGGGGAGCGCATCCCCGCGGCCGTGGAGAAGCGGGGCCCATACATGGTAACGCGCGCACCCTCCATTCAAGCCAAGCTGC AGAAGCACCGGGACCTGGCCAAGGCCGTTCTGCGGAGAAAAGGCATGCTGGGGGCCTCGCCGAACCGCCCAGACTCTTCAGGGAAAAG GTCAGTGAAGTTTAACAAGGGCTATACTGCTCTTAGCCAGAGTCCAGATGAAAACCTGGTGTCCCTCGACTCTGACAG TGATGGGGAGCTGGAATCCAGATACTCCTCCGGGTATTCCTCTGCAGAGGCAAGTCCAGAGCACTTTTCTGCGCAGGGCCAGGCTGCAGGCAGCATTACCACCACTGCCAAATGCTTGTTTGGTGCCCACTGTCAGCACAGCACTGTGCCAGACTTCTG CAGGTGA
- the FAM219B gene encoding protein FAM219B isoform X1, translated as MATAEPSGRAVLLSTPGPRPSGARDRAPGAVGPPSGQISNRALRLGERIPAAVEKRGPYMVTRAPSIQAKLQKHRDLAKAVLRRKGMLGASPNRPDSSGKRSVKFNKGYTALSQSPDENLVSLDSDSDGELESRYSSGYSSAEASPEHFSAQGQAAGSITTTAKCLFGAHCQHSTVPDFWSVLQSSTLPSSPSGAGEPGCEPAAASGWVSPR; from the exons ATGGCGACCGCGGAACCCAGCGGGCGCGCGGTGCTGTTGTCTACTCCGGGACCCCGGCCTAGCGGGGCTCGGGACCGCGCGCCGGGAGCTGTGGGGCCACCCTCCGGGCAGATTAGTAATAGAGCCCTCCGTCTGGGGGAGCGCATCCCCGCGGCCGTGGAGAAGCGGGGCCCATACATGGTAACGCGCGCACCCTCCATTCAAGCCAAGCTGC AGAAGCACCGGGACCTGGCCAAGGCCGTTCTGCGGAGAAAAGGCATGCTGGGGGCCTCGCCGAACCGCCCAGACTCTTCAGGGAAAAG GTCAGTGAAGTTTAACAAGGGCTATACTGCTCTTAGCCAGAGTCCAGATGAAAACCTGGTGTCCCTCGACTCTGACAG TGATGGGGAGCTGGAATCCAGATACTCCTCCGGGTATTCCTCTGCAGAGGCAAGTCCAGAGCACTTTTCTGCGCAGGGCCAGGCTGCAGGCAGCATTACCACCACTGCCAAATGCTTGTTTGGTGCCCACTGTCAGCACAGCACTGTGCCAGACTTCTGGTCTGTTCTACAGTCTTCCACTCTGCCCTCTTCTCCCAGTGGAG CAGGTGAACCAGGATGTGAGCCggcagctgcttcaggatggGTATCACCTAGATGA
- the FAM219B gene encoding protein FAM219B isoform X2, translated as MATAEPSGRAVLLSTPGPRPSGARDRAPGAVGPPSGQISNRALRLGERIPAAVEKRGPYMVTRAPSIQAKLQKHRDLAKAVLRRKGMLGASPNRPDSSGKRSVKFNKGYTALSQSPDENLVSLDSDSDGELESRYSSGYSSAEQVNQDVSRQLLQDGYHLDEIPDDEDLDLIPPKPMASSTCSCCWCCLGDSSSCTLQ; from the exons ATGGCGACCGCGGAACCCAGCGGGCGCGCGGTGCTGTTGTCTACTCCGGGACCCCGGCCTAGCGGGGCTCGGGACCGCGCGCCGGGAGCTGTGGGGCCACCCTCCGGGCAGATTAGTAATAGAGCCCTCCGTCTGGGGGAGCGCATCCCCGCGGCCGTGGAGAAGCGGGGCCCATACATGGTAACGCGCGCACCCTCCATTCAAGCCAAGCTGC AGAAGCACCGGGACCTGGCCAAGGCCGTTCTGCGGAGAAAAGGCATGCTGGGGGCCTCGCCGAACCGCCCAGACTCTTCAGGGAAAAG GTCAGTGAAGTTTAACAAGGGCTATACTGCTCTTAGCCAGAGTCCAGATGAAAACCTGGTGTCCCTCGACTCTGACAG TGATGGGGAGCTGGAATCCAGATACTCCTCCGGGTATTCCTCTGCAGAG CAGGTGAACCAGGATGTGAGCCggcagctgcttcaggatggGTATCACCTAGATGAGATTCCAGATGACGAGGACTTGGACCTCATCCCCCCTAAGCCCATGGCCTCTTCAACGTGCTCCTGCTGCTGGTGCTGTCTTGGGGACTCTTCCTCCTGTACCCTCCAGTAG
- the FAM219B gene encoding protein FAM219B isoform X3 — protein MATAEPSGRAVLLSTPGPRPSGARDRAPGAVGPPSGQISNRALRLGERIPAAVEKRGPYMVTRAPSIQAKLQKHRDLAKAVLRRKGMLGASPNRPDSSGKRSVKFNKGYTALSQSPDENLVSLDSDSDGELESRYSSGYSSAEVNQDVSRQLLQDGYHLDEIPDDEDLDLIPPKPMASSTCSCCWCCLGDSSSCTLQ, from the exons ATGGCGACCGCGGAACCCAGCGGGCGCGCGGTGCTGTTGTCTACTCCGGGACCCCGGCCTAGCGGGGCTCGGGACCGCGCGCCGGGAGCTGTGGGGCCACCCTCCGGGCAGATTAGTAATAGAGCCCTCCGTCTGGGGGAGCGCATCCCCGCGGCCGTGGAGAAGCGGGGCCCATACATGGTAACGCGCGCACCCTCCATTCAAGCCAAGCTGC AGAAGCACCGGGACCTGGCCAAGGCCGTTCTGCGGAGAAAAGGCATGCTGGGGGCCTCGCCGAACCGCCCAGACTCTTCAGGGAAAAG GTCAGTGAAGTTTAACAAGGGCTATACTGCTCTTAGCCAGAGTCCAGATGAAAACCTGGTGTCCCTCGACTCTGACAG TGATGGGGAGCTGGAATCCAGATACTCCTCCGGGTATTCCTCTGCAGAG GTGAACCAGGATGTGAGCCggcagctgcttcaggatggGTATCACCTAGATGAGATTCCAGATGACGAGGACTTGGACCTCATCCCCCCTAAGCCCATGGCCTCTTCAACGTGCTCCTGCTGCTGGTGCTGTCTTGGGGACTCTTCCTCCTGTACCCTCCAGTAG